The Syngnathus typhle isolate RoL2023-S1 ecotype Sweden linkage group LG14, RoL_Styp_1.0, whole genome shotgun sequence genome segment CCAGCAGATGACACAGGTGAGAGGTCACATCGGACACACGCATACGTATCTGACCTGGGGCCAAAGGTCGATCCTGAGCAAGTCGCCTCTGCCATCATTGGTGCTTCGGCTTGGCCCCAAACGGAAGCCGTCCCAGCTCACTGGTCCCCTGCAAGTTTTCCACTATGCACTCATCATTGTCATCCTGGTTAGCTTTGAATGACATCGCGGCACCCTGATCGATAGTCTTCTCTTTTCCAGGCAAAGTTTGCAATAAGAAAATGTGAGGATGAGTTGAACATCACCTACGTCATAGAATGTCAGGGCTCAGGCGTCTCCAACCCAAACCTGTAGACGAGAcactccaccccctcccccacTCTGAATTTCACTGAATGAATCATCAATAAATGCATGCATCAAGTGTGCTTTCTTTATTGCTTTTGTTTGGCAAGCTCAGAGCCCGAAGCACAGCTGACAGGTGATGTGAGCGCTTGTGAGCCCAGTGGACACGTACAGTCGTTTTTTCATCTTCTTGTCCCATTGGTTGGTGCGGCTGCCACATACGTCGACCCTACGCCTTCAGATAGCTTTGCCCGCCCCACTCCCTCCTGTGGCAAGTGGTGCTGTATCCGGTGCCACAAACAACGCTGCTGATGCCCGCATTCATTGTTCCTTTTCCGCTCTGGTTTTACAGTATTAGGCAGATGATGCCATTCATTTTGTAGCCCTGATAGCATTTCAATTGTTGCCCTCATCCCTGCAGACCAACCTTGCTGCTGTCTGTCCTTCCCGAGTTGAGGCTGTATCTTCTTTGGAGGTCGCCCATGTAGGCCCCACTTGGCCAGCAAGGAGCTTCCAGATGGGTATCTTCAACCCAGTCAAACTGAACTGATTGTCTTTGCCATTTATCTCTTTTGGGGGTCGCAAAACCAGATGTTGTCAAGTGGACCAATTCAATTGAAGAGCGGCCTCCCTTCTGAGACATCCCAAGCGTTATTGACCGTTTGACCCAGTGCAGATGGTCTTTCTGCCTTTGTTACCCGAGCCGAGCCCTCTGTTACCTGAGCTGAGCTCGATGTAAACTCACACTTGTGGAAGAAATCCGAGAGTCGGAACACATGaccagaacccccccccacccacccacgccCCACCCCCCAAGTTGCCCACTCAGTCCTCCGACCTGCAGCGCAATGCAGCGGGATGGTCGGCAGTTCGTCCAGCCTGCGAGACCAAGCACGAACTGCGTGTGGATCTCTCTGGTTGCAGGTGAGTGTGACGTCAGTGCTGTGACACAAACCTGCACATACTGTGATGGCACGCAGCTGACTTGGCACCTCTCTGTGTGTACACGGTGTTGTGGCGTCATGATCGACAAGCTGATGTTTGCTGATACTCGGTGTGACAAATTGTGAAGATTTGTCGAATTTGTTGAAGAAAAAGCAGCCGCAAGCTATCCGAAGGTTATGTGAAGAGTCAAATCATAACCCAACACCGAAAGGCGAAAAAACGGTTGCACAACCACGCACTTTTTATGCTGATATAAAACTATGCGTGGAATTATCAACGATGACGTGCGGAGAGGTAAAATAGCTTTAATGCGCAGCGCAAGTCTTTCCGACGATACAACTTACTATCTCTAATGTACGACTGACTGAGACATTTACCTAACTTCTGAATTTGATGGAAATGTAACAAAATTCGCAGAACCTTTAGAACCATTTTAGCAACGGCGAACTATAACTAAGTCCGTGAAAATTAGGCGATTTTATTTCCTTGCTGATTTCTTGAGAAGCGCGAAGTCGGCTGTGTTCCCAGGAACTGATAGGTTGCAGTCTGCACGGAAGCGCCGGTCGCCGTGGTAACGAGTCTTCGTGAGGACTTGTTCAATCTCACTTTTGGACCACCGCCGCCGACGGTAAACCCAGCTAatgtgctaacatgctaacgcGCGCTGATGACTTGACGGGCTGACGAAAGATTGAAAATTGCCGTGATAAGCGACCGAAagtttaccagagaagcgcgtGCGTGATGGGAAGTTGAGGACAGAGATTACAACTTGTTGACGGAGCGGCTAGCTTCGCATTTAGCCTGCAAGTCGACAAGTTGAGCGTCCAGCATTTTGACGGACCCACATGACCTACACCACCCACAGCCCGGTTCTGTCCGCCTTGTTTGGCGTGACGGACGCCGATGCCGAACCACCGGGAGTCGCAGAGTTGATCAAAGGTGAAAAATATGCACGTACTTATTAAAATACAAGTAGAAATTGCAAGAATTTTGTGACAAAGAAATGTAGATGATCAATTTGCTCTATCACTTAGGCCAGCGGTGTCAAATTCTTTTGAGTTCCAGGACCAACCTCACCCCCAATTTTATCCCAAGTGTATATTTCTTTGTATTGAAAATTTGGGGGCCCAGAAATTTCAAGAAATATGCGAAAATATTCACATTTCTTCTTGTTGCAAGTCAGAGCCAAGTGGGTCTTTTGGGCACCACCAAATCTGACATTGCGGCTGTTGGTCCCAATAGGGTGGTGCCCTCTCTGAGTCGTGCATGTGACCTTGCAGCCAAGTCGAGGCACTCAAGTACGTTGGAAATGTGTTGACGAGTGAGACGAGGCAGACAGGCCAATCATACCAGCGAGGCTGCGTGAGGGGCCTCGATTTAGCGGTCGATTGGCGTTCCCACCCTTCCCCTCGTTGACAAGACGAGCCCGAATGTGTTCCCTCCAGAGGATTGTCTCACCCCCCCAAAAACGAATTGAGAAGCTCAATCGATGTCCCGCCGACAGATGAGGTGGATCGGGCCTCCCAGCAGATCGTTGCCATAGTAACCGCACGTGCGAGCACTACACTTTTGTCAATCTTAATTTCTGGCAAACGGGGAGTCGGAAATATGGAAGGACTGCCTTGGCGGTCATTGCTGACTCCCTGATCGCGCGCTTGAGGAACTATCCAGGTGGGCGAGTCAAAGCATGCAGTCCTGATCCCGTGTGCATGCCTCGCAGAGTGACAACTCATCCCAACACTTGCGTCTTGTGTGCCAGAGCGTCTGTATTTCGCCACACTACAAAGCAAACCCAAAAGCACGGCCAACACGCACTACTTCTGCACAGATGAGGAGTTTGTCTACGAAAAGTGAGTAGCAACCTCCCGGCTGCCTGCCAGCGGCCTCCCAGCAGGCTTCTCATTTGCTTCCTTTACTCTGTCTGGACAGTTTTTATGCAGACTTTGGTCCTCTCAACTTGGCCATGTTGTACCGGTACTGCTGCAAGCTCAACAACAAGCTCAAGGTGAGTTGCCGCTGCCACCGCCCTCCATTGGAATGTCCACCGGCCGCCTGCGCGCCTTCAGTCTCTCTGTGTCACACGCTATTTAGGCTGGCTGGGCcgagaaaaaaacaatgttgcTTCATATGTGATCTTGATTGTCAAGGCGCGGCGCAAACTCTTCCACTCAAAAAGAAGCATAAGTGTGCAGCGGTTTCTGTTCTTGAGTGACCTGCGCTACGCCACCATTTTTTGGGTTGGTTCAGCGGCACAGAGGTGCTTTTGGGCAAAACAAAGCGACCACAAGTCATAGCCACTTTGACAAGTTCCTGCCTTTTTGACAACTCAGACCGCGAATCAAGAAAAACGAGAGAGGAAAGCGAGCGGCACGTTGCGCTCACAAACGAGGGAGGGCGATGCTGAGTGCTTGTCAGGCTGACTCGGCAAGCTCTCCAAATGCTGAGCCCACAGTCAAAAGACTTGACGTTTTGGTTGATGATGGGTTTGCTGTTGtttcatcgattaattgatgtcaTGTTAAATTTTGTctggtggcaaaaaaaaactgatttgaGGGAGGTGTCGCCTGACTGTTTTTGAAAGCGCTGCTTGTTTTGCCGGCtgaggtttgtgtgtgtgtgcgcgcgcagtcCTTCACGCTGAGCCGTAAGCGAATCGTGCACTACAGTAGCTTCGACCAGAGAAAACGCTCCAACGCTGCCGTGCTCATCGGCGCATATGCGGTGAGACCCCAACGAACAAACGCATGCACGTGTGTACAAGCTGGCTCCCATCTTGACCTtgattgtgtgtctgtgtggttCAGGTGATCTACTTGAAGAAAACTCCGGAAGAGGCTTACAGAGCTCTGGTGTCGGGATCCAACGCCGCCTACCTGCCCTTCAGGTCCACACAAAGCCTTCTTAGGGTCTTAATTACATCTGCGTGTGTCTGCATGTGCGCGTTAGGGATAAAGGCCGCACGTGCGCGTCAAGGGTTAAGCAGCTGTTGGACTGTGTCGGCCCCAAAGGCCCTGCCCACTGAAGTCTTCACCAGACTTTGTGACGAATGTAAATCGTCTGAGTGGTTTTGCACATcccgtttttttcttctcaatgtGCTTGCTGCCGTGTGTGCGTAGGGATGTGTTGTTtgggaaatgaatggaaatcgtCCGAGTGGTTTTGTACATACCATTTTCTTTGTACATACCATGTGCCTAGGGACGCGTCGTTTGGGAAATGCACCTTCAACTTGAGCATTCTGGACTGTTTGCTGGGCATCTGCAAGGTGAGTCAATCGCAAGCGCCTGTGCCAACGTGTCGTTTCCAAGCAACTGCTGGCCTGTGGCATTGACGTTGTTTTGTCTGTGCTTTCAGGCTCTCCAACATGGGTTCTTTGACTTTGAGACCTTCGATGTGGACGAATACGAGCATTACGAGGTAGGAGGCAGTCATCCCGTCCCGTGCTGCTCTCTCTGATCCTCCTCCTCGTTGACTACCTATGCTCAGCGCGTGGAGAACGGAGACCTGAACTGGATTGTTCCTGGAAAACTTCTGGCCTTCAGTGGACCACAtgccaaaaacaaaatggagaacGGTGAGTGTTGTGGCCACCTCCCCAAAAGAGATGTGCGGCATTGCCACCGTTGATGGACTAGGCCCGGAACCTGCAGGCTACCAGTTCCACGCGCCTGAGTCATACTTCCCGTACTTCCGGTCGCGTGGTGTGGTGGCGGTGGTGCGTCTGAACAAGAAGATCTATGAGGCGGCCCGCTTCACCGATGGCGGCTTCCGTCACTGGGACCTGTTCTTCCTGGATGGGAGCACGCCTGGTCATGACATCACGCGGCGCTTCCTCGCGTTGTGCGACGCCACGCCCGGTGCACTGGCTGTGCATTGCAAAGGTGAGTGACTGCATGCGCACATGCGTGGCCCGCTTGGCCCTCCCACTCTCATGCGCTGGCGCTGCCCGCAGCCGGCCTGGGCAGGACGGGCACGCTGATCGGC includes the following:
- the cdc14ab gene encoding dual specificity protein phosphatase CDC14AB isoform X1; the encoded protein is MTRTPPHPPTPHPPSCPLSPPTCSAMQRDGRQFVQPARPSTNCVWISLVAERLYFATLQSKPKSTANTHYFCTDEEFVYENFYADFGPLNLAMLYRYCCKLNNKLKSFTLSRKRIVHYSSFDQRKRSNAAVLIGAYAVIYLKKTPEEAYRALVSGSNAAYLPFRDASFGKCTFNLSILDCLLGICKALQHGFFDFETFDVDEYEHYERVENGDLNWIVPGKLLAFSGPHAKNKMENGPEPAGYQFHAPESYFPYFRSRGVVAVVRLNKKIYEAARFTDGGFRHWDLFFLDGSTPGHDITRRFLALCDATPGALAVHCKAGLGRTGTLIGCYLMKHYRFSAAEAIAWIRICRPGSVIGPQQHFLEENQAWLWLLGNHHRITKAAEDEDHLGDLASGVKVLALNDVEQLSLGDDCLRQVHKGARQHARTDTRLCVVSPKGNASERSPPTQGDKLRALKGRRLFRPAAAASSSALRVEQRGNTPTRPIRLRVGAEGGTAPSLLKSFKSSASSARIARTSSSSTSGLSRFSLTASTSRRSHVP
- the cdc14ab gene encoding dual specificity protein phosphatase CDC14AB isoform X4, coding for MTRTPPHPPTPHPPSCPLSPPTCSAMQRDGRQFVQPARPSTNCVWISLVAERLYFATLQSKPKSTANTHYFCTDEEFVYENFYADFGPLNLAMLYRYCCKLNNKLKSFTLSRKRIVHYSSFDQRKRSNAAVLIGAYAVIYLKKTPEEAYRALVSGSNAAYLPFRDASFGKCTFNLSILDCLLGICKALQHGFFDFETFDVDEYEHYERVENGDLNWIVPGKLLAFSGPHAKNKMENGPEPAGYQFHAPESYFPYFRSRGVVAVVRLNKKIYEAARFTDGGFRHWDLFFLDGSTPGHDITRRFLALCDATPGALAVHCKAGLGRTGTLIGCYLMKHYRFSAAEAIAWIRICRPGSVIGPQQHFLEENQAWLWLLGNHHRITKAAEDEDHLGDLASGVKVLALNDVEQLSLGDDCLRQGNASERSPPTQGDKLRALKGRRLFRPAAAASSSALRVEQRGNTPTRPIRLRVGAEGGTAPSLLKSFKSSASSARIARTSSSSTSGLSRFSLTASTSRRSHVP
- the cdc14ab gene encoding dual specificity protein phosphatase CDC14AB isoform X2, giving the protein MQRDGRQFVQPARPSTNCVWISLVAERLYFATLQSKPKSTANTHYFCTDEEFVYENFYADFGPLNLAMLYRYCCKLNNKLKSFTLSRKRIVHYSSFDQRKRSNAAVLIGAYAVIYLKKTPEEAYRALVSGSNAAYLPFRDASFGKCTFNLSILDCLLGICKALQHGFFDFETFDVDEYEHYERVENGDLNWIVPGKLLAFSGPHAKNKMENGYQFHAPESYFPYFRSRGVVAVVRLNKKIYEAARFTDGGFRHWDLFFLDGSTPGHDITRRFLALCDATPGALAVHCKAGLGRTGTLIGCYLMKHYRFSAAEAIAWIRICRPGSVIGPQQHFLEENQAWLWLLGNHHRITKAAEDEDHLGDLASGVKVLALNDVEQLSLGDDCLRQVHKGARQHARTDTRLCVVSPKGNASERSPPTQGDKLRALKGRRLFRPAAAASSSALRVEQRGNTPTRPIRLRVGAEGGTAPSLLKSFKSSASSARIARTSSSSTSGLSRFSLTASTSRRSHVP
- the cdc14ab gene encoding dual specificity protein phosphatase CDC14AB isoform X3, which codes for MTYTTHSPVLSALFGVTDADAEPPGVAELIKERLYFATLQSKPKSTANTHYFCTDEEFVYENFYADFGPLNLAMLYRYCCKLNNKLKSFTLSRKRIVHYSSFDQRKRSNAAVLIGAYAVIYLKKTPEEAYRALVSGSNAAYLPFRDASFGKCTFNLSILDCLLGICKALQHGFFDFETFDVDEYEHYERVENGDLNWIVPGKLLAFSGPHAKNKMENGPEPAGYQFHAPESYFPYFRSRGVVAVVRLNKKIYEAARFTDGGFRHWDLFFLDGSTPGHDITRRFLALCDATPGALAVHCKAGLGRTGTLIGCYLMKHYRFSAAEAIAWIRICRPGSVIGPQQHFLEENQAWLWLLGNHHRITKAAEDEDHLGDLASGVKVLALNDVEQLSLGDDCLRQVHKGARQHARTDTRLCVVSPKGNASERSPPTQGDKLRALKGRRLFRPAAAASSSALRVEQRGNTPTRPIRLRVGAEGGTAPSLLKSFKSSASSARIARTSSSSTSGLSRFSLTASTSRRSHVP
- the cdc14ab gene encoding dual specificity protein phosphatase CDC14AB isoform X5 produces the protein MTYTTHSPVLSALFGVTDADAEPPGVAELIKERLYFATLQSKPKSTANTHYFCTDEEFVYENFYADFGPLNLAMLYRYCCKLNNKLKSFTLSRKRIVHYSSFDQRKRSNAAVLIGAYAVIYLKKTPEEAYRALVSGSNAAYLPFRDASFGKCTFNLSILDCLLGICKALQHGFFDFETFDVDEYEHYERVENGDLNWIVPGKLLAFSGPHAKNKMENGYQFHAPESYFPYFRSRGVVAVVRLNKKIYEAARFTDGGFRHWDLFFLDGSTPGHDITRRFLALCDATPGALAVHCKAGLGRTGTLIGCYLMKHYRFSAAEAIAWIRICRPGSVIGPQQHFLEENQAWLWLLGNHHRITKAAEDEDHLGDLASGVKVLALNDVEQLSLGDDCLRQVHKGARQHARTDTRLCVVSPKGNASERSPPTQGDKLRALKGRRLFRPAAAASSSALRVEQRGNTPTRPIRLRVGAEGGTAPSLLKSFKSSASSARIARTSSSSTSGLSRFSLTASTSRRSHVP
- the cdc14ab gene encoding dual specificity protein phosphatase CDC14AB isoform X6, translated to MLYRYCCKLNNKLKSFTLSRKRIVHYSSFDQRKRSNAAVLIGAYAVIYLKKTPEEAYRALVSGSNAAYLPFRDASFGKCTFNLSILDCLLGICKALQHGFFDFETFDVDEYEHYERVENGDLNWIVPGKLLAFSGPHAKNKMENGPEPAGYQFHAPESYFPYFRSRGVVAVVRLNKKIYEAARFTDGGFRHWDLFFLDGSTPGHDITRRFLALCDATPGALAVHCKAGLGRTGTLIGCYLMKHYRFSAAEAIAWIRICRPGSVIGPQQHFLEENQAWLWLLGNHHRITKAAEDEDHLGDLASGVKVLALNDVEQLSLGDDCLRQVHKGARQHARTDTRLCVVSPKGNASERSPPTQGDKLRALKGRRLFRPAAAASSSALRVEQRGNTPTRPIRLRVGAEGGTAPSLLKSFKSSASSARIARTSSSSTSGLSRFSLTASTSRRSHVP